The genomic window GCCCGCGTCCTTGAACACGAGCGGTGCCACCACCATCACGGCGGGGTTGCCGAGCATCAGCACGTTCTGGCCGGCCGGTGCGCGCTTGACCTCCTTGGCCGCCAGCCGCCCGCCTTCGCCCGGGCGGTTTTCCACCGTGGCTGCCACGCCGAGCTTGGGCCCCAACCGCTCGGCCACGAGGCGGGCGACACGGTCGGTGCTGCCGCCTGCGGTGTAGCCCACCACCAGCGTAAGCGGGCCGTCGAGAGCGGGCGCCTGGGCATGGGCGAGGGGGGCGGCACATGCGCCGAGCGCCAGGCACCATGCCGCGAGCTTTCGGCGGGAAAGAAAAACAGACATGGGTCCTCCTGCTGCGTTATGGGCGAACGGTGCGCGCAGGTTTTCACGGCGACAATCGCCGGCCCGCTTCGTTTCAACCCGTGTAATTTGTTACTTGGTTATACGCAGGCAACAATCAGTTGATCTAATCCATCAATTGCCAACTGAGGCGTGCGAATCACACCGAGCCGTCGCCTCATCACGCCCGTTAGAACCTTTTCATGCACGGCACCCAAGGTATGCAAGCTTTTCCCGATGCAGGCGCCTTGCGGGCGCCCAGTTCCCTGGACGACCTGCTGCTGTATCGGCTTTCGCGCGCGGTACGCACCAGCAGCGGCATGGCCACGCGGCTGGTGGAGGGCGGTTTCGGCATCACGCGCCGCGAATGGGGAATGATCGCCACGCTCGCGCAGCAGGGCGAAATGCGATCGTCCGCGCTGGCCGCGCAGCTGCACCTGGATCGCGTGCGCACCTCACGCGGCTTGCGGGGCCTGGTCGAAAAGAAGTTGGTGGCGCGCCGGCAGGACGCCGACGACCGGCGCGAAGTGCATGTGCGGCTGAGCGCTTCGGGCCGGGAGCTTTACGACAGGGTGTTTCCGCGCATCGCGGGGCTCAATACCGACCTGCTCGACGGCATCGAGCCCGCGCACCTGGACATCTTCCTGCAATGCCTGCGGCACCTCGAAGAGCGAGGCAACGCGCTGAGTGCGCAGGGCGCCGTGCTGGAAAAGGCCGACCGCCGCTCGGGCGGCACGCGGCACCGTTGG from Variovorax paradoxus includes these protein-coding regions:
- a CDS encoding MarR family winged helix-turn-helix transcriptional regulator; its protein translation is MQAFPDAGALRAPSSLDDLLLYRLSRAVRTSSGMATRLVEGGFGITRREWGMIATLAQQGEMRSSALAAQLHLDRVRTSRGLRGLVEKKLVARRQDADDRREVHVRLSASGRELYDRVFPRIAGLNTDLLDGIEPAHLDIFLQCLRHLEERGNALSAQGAVLEKADRRSGGTRHRWPEPGTA